From the Lolium rigidum isolate FL_2022 chromosome 2, APGP_CSIRO_Lrig_0.1, whole genome shotgun sequence genome, one window contains:
- the LOC124689261 gene encoding uncharacterized protein LOC124689261, with product MASPAASIADRREHISLPADEILEEIFLRLPTPETLARASAACSTFRRVITDRLFLRRYRKLRPPPLLGLISDRGGGFHPAEAPHPSARLARALLDAADFTYSFVPKPREGWLSPWHPRDVRDGRVLLDCRVPGKTFRTAFAVCDPVSRRYVVLPPVPDEDIAERPAELAPVLAPVGEHEDERSFKVICMVHYETRLVAFVFSSVTGQWCISASPTWSSLGTCRPRGFRNSSDPDGCRGLSSFDCVRGCFYSASPWMDKFLVLDTRRMEFSVIHDRDDVYKMLRNMLDPPAGQHRRRPGQTRSLPGVVGGEGSLELLSLVGAHNPNASPRVYHSSQQSNGEPCKSPRMNIIPLSGSYDYFTVGAAEGFLFLGATKEDRVGQYHVDMVVAHDNHYDQTPLMETWDVDYFSVELRNSEVTKICTMKKSYFNHERVHSYFGFPPSLSTPTI from the coding sequence ATGGCCTCGCCGGCGGCGTCAATCGCCGATCGCCGAGAGCACATCTCGCTCCCGGCAGACGAGATCCTGGAGGAGATCTTCCTCCGCCTGCCCACCCCGGAGACGCTCGCCCGCGCGTCCGCCGCCTGCAGCACCTTCCGCCGCGTCATCACCGAccgcctcttcctccgccgctaCCGCAAGCTCCGCCCGCCCCCGCTCCTCGGCCTCATCAGCGACAGGGGCGGCGGCTTCCACCCCGCCGAGGCGCCGCACCCCTCCGCGCGGCTCGCGCGCGCCCTCCTCGACGCCGCCGACTTCACCTACTCCTTCGTGCCCAAGCCCAGGGAAGGCTGGCTCAGCCCCTGGCACCCCCGCGACGTGCGCGACGGCCGCGTCCTCCTCGACTGCAGGGTCCCGGGGAAAACCTTCAGGACCGCCTTCGCGGTCTGCGATCCGGTCTCCCGCCGCTACGTGGTGCTGCCGCCGGTGCCCGACGAGGACATAGCCGAACGCCCTGCTGAACTGGCGCCGGTCCTCGCGCCTGTGGGCGAGCACGAGGATGAGAGGTCCTTCAAGGTGATATGCATGGTGCACTACGAAACCAGGCTGGTTGCATTCGTCTTCTCCTCCGTCACCGGGCAATGGTGCATATCTGCGTCTCCCACCTGGAGTTCCTTGGGCACGTGCCGTCCCCGCGGGTTCCGCAACAGTTCTGATCCGGACGGATGCCGCGGTTTGTCGAGTTTCGACTGCGTGCGCGGCTGCTTCTACTCCGCTTCGCCTTGGATGGACAAGTTCCTCGTGTTGGACACGCGGAGAATGGAGTTCTCCGTCATCCACGATCGTGATGATGTCTACAAGATGCTCAGGAATATGCTTGACCCACCAGCCGGACAACACAGACGCCGGCCTGGCCAGACCAGAAGCCTGCCTGGCGTTGTCGGTGGAGAAGGATCCCTTGAGCTGCTTTCTCTTGTTGGCGCTCACAATCCGAATGCCTCGCCACGTGTCTACCATTCCTCTCAGCAAAGTAACGGTGAACCTTGCAAGTCTCCGCGGATGAATATTATACCGTTGTCTGGCTCATATGACTATTTTACCGTGGGCGCAGCGGAGGGGTTCTTATTCCTTGGAGCCACTAAAGAAGATCGCGTGGGTCAGTATCATGTGGACATGGTGGTCGCGCATGACAATCACTATGATCAAACTCCGTTGATGGAGACTTGGGATGTAGACTATTTTTCGGTGGAGCTCCGGAATTCAGAGGTTACCAAGATTTGTACGATGAAGAAGTCATACTTCAACCATGAGCGCGTCCACTCCTATTTTGGCTTCCCACCATCGTTGTCAACACCGACCATATGA